The genomic DNA CGTCATCGAGGTCCAGGCCGGTGGCAAGGGCATCCACTCGATCTTCGGTGGCGCATTCACCGTCGAGGCCCAGGTCACCGCGGACACGCCCATCATCACGCTGCGTCCGGGCGCGGTGGACGCTGAACCGGCCGACGGCGCCGGCGAGCAGGTCACCGTCGAGGTGCCTGCTCCGGCGGAGAACGCCACCAAGATCACCAAGCGCGAACCGGCCGTCGCCGGTGACCGTCCGGAGCTCACCGAGGCGTCTGTCGTCGTGGCCGGTGGTCGCGGTGTGGGCAGCGCCGAGAAGTTCTCCGTGGTCGAGGAACTCGCCGACTCCATCGGTGCGGCCGTGGGTGCCTCCCGGGCGGCGGTGGACTCCGGGTACTACCCGGGCCAGTTCCAGATCGGTCAGACCGGTAAGACGGTCTCCCCGCAGCTCTACATCGCCCTGGGTATTTCCGGTGCCATCCAGCACCGTGCCGGCATGCAGACCTCGAAGACCATCGTCGCGGTCAACAAGGACGAGGAAGCGCCGATCTTCGAGATCGCCGACCTCGGCATCGTGGGTGACCTGTTCAACGTCACCCCGCAGCTCACCGACGCGGTCAAGAAGCGCAAGGGCTGATCTGAGCCCGCACAGCCCCGGTGCCCGCTTGCGGCACCGGGGCTTTCTCGTGTGATGGCGACAAGTAGTCACCCAGCGTGCACGGACACGTCACGCGGTGATTGCCGTCCCGCCGGACTACTCAGCGACCGTGCTGGGTATGAGCACTGCTTCTGTACTCATTCCTGCTGAGCGACCGCTGTCGTCAGCCGATACACCGCGTTACACCTTGCTGCTGTCCACCGACGCCGACCTGATCGACGCCGCCCAGCGGCTGCGTCACGACGTGTTCACCTCCGAGCCCGGATTCACCCTGGCCGGCGCCGACGGTCGAGACGCCGACCGGTTCGATCAGCACTGCGATCACCTGCTGGTGCGTGAAGACACCACCGGCGAGCTGGTGGGCTGCTACCGGATGTTGCCACCGCCGGGCGCTGTCGCAGCCGGAGGTCTCTATACCGCAACAGAATTCGACGTCACGGCGCTGGACCCGCTGCGGCCGTCGCTGGTCGAGATGGGTCGCGCTGTGGTGCGGTCCGACCACCGCAACGGAGCAGTGGTGCTGCTGATGTGGGCCGGCATCCTGGCCTACCTGGACCGCAGCGGCTACGACTACGTGACCGGCTGCATCTCGGTCCCCACCCACCCCGAAGACGGGGACAGCGTGCCGGGCAGTCAGATTCGGGGCGTCCGCGACTTCGTGGCCAAGCGGCATGCCGCGCCGGCGCAGTACACGGTGCGCCCCTACCGGCCGGTGGTGCTCGACGGGCTCACCCTCGATGACATCGTGTCTCCCGCGCGGCCCACCGTGCCGCCGCTGATGCGCGGTTACCTACGCCTGGGCGCGCAGGTGTGCGGCGAACCCGCCCACGATCCGGACTTCGGCGTGGGGGACTTCCCGGCCCTGCTGGACAAGCGCAACGCCGACGTCCGCTACCTGAAGCGGCTGAGATCGGTCTCGGCGGCCGAGGGGGCGGTCTCGTGAACACTGCCGGACATGCCT from Mycolicibacterium tokaiense includes the following:
- a CDS encoding electron transfer flavoprotein subunit alpha/FixB family protein, which produces MAEVLVLVEHADGAVKKVTAELITAARALGEPSAVVVAAPGTTAGLADDLKAAGAAKIYVAESDDVENYLLTPKVDVLAALVEQVAPAGVLLAANADGKEIAGRLAARIGSGLLTDVIEVQAGGKGIHSIFGGAFTVEAQVTADTPIITLRPGAVDAEPADGAGEQVTVEVPAPAENATKITKREPAVAGDRPELTEASVVVAGGRGVGSAEKFSVVEELADSIGAAVGASRAAVDSGYYPGQFQIGQTGKTVSPQLYIALGISGAIQHRAGMQTSKTIVAVNKDEEAPIFEIADLGIVGDLFNVTPQLTDAVKKRKG
- a CDS encoding GNAT family N-acetyltransferase is translated as MSTASVLIPAERPLSSADTPRYTLLLSTDADLIDAAQRLRHDVFTSEPGFTLAGADGRDADRFDQHCDHLLVREDTTGELVGCYRMLPPPGAVAAGGLYTATEFDVTALDPLRPSLVEMGRAVVRSDHRNGAVVLLMWAGILAYLDRSGYDYVTGCISVPTHPEDGDSVPGSQIRGVRDFVAKRHAAPAQYTVRPYRPVVLDGLTLDDIVSPARPTVPPLMRGYLRLGAQVCGEPAHDPDFGVGDFPALLDKRNADVRYLKRLRSVSAAEGAVS